TTGAAACAGTAGAGGTTTCGAAAATATTCCCTTTTATAGCCAATAGACGTATCGCATTTACATATGGAAAAAGGGCTTTTTCCTTGATATTTATCGATCCAGAATGTTGCCCGTGTGTTTCTACTAGGATTTGACCTAATATGCCAATTCCTTTTTTAAAATGCAGGGTATTACTGAGCAATTTTTTTAAGAGGTTCTCTTTGTGGATAGTCTGATATACTTCTATCTTTAAGCTTTCTAGAAGGCTTGCGTCACCATAAAGCGATCGACCATCAATGAAAATCAATAATTGACGAATCAATTCCCAGCTTGAGTCAAGCAGCCAATTGGCTAATTGCTGCCTCCATTCGGATACTGATTTACACCATAAAGGATTGTTGGCCATTACCCCGCCATCACAATAGACATAGCCGGCTAGCTGCAAGCCCTGTGAGATTTCTTTCCCTAAAGCTAAAAAGTATTCATTTATTTCAGTGCCTTGCTGTTGATAAATAATGCCATGATCCTGATCGCTCCATACGGATTGCTCAAACCGTCCAGCACTACCCATCATAAAAAAGGTAAAAGGGCAGGGGACAGGACCGTATCTTTCTGCCATCTGATTAATAGAAACTGTGATTACACGATGGATGATTTCATCATGCAACTGATTTAATTGAAAATGACTGCGAGAAACCCAAATAATCTGGTCATCACGGAATCTTCTAATCTCTAAGTAGCTGTTCATTCATTCAGTTCACCTCCAAATAAATACAATTCCATCCCCTTGCTGCATGAAAGGGGATGGGGACTGACTATAGGAATAAGGCAATTAAGCGTTCAACTTTGGCTCTGAATTTATTACCGTTTTTTCTGCCTTTACCATTTCAGGGTAACCGTAGCTTCCATGCTCGCTCATGTCGAGACCAATAATTTCTTCTTCTTCTGTAACACGTAAGCCATTCATAACTGCTTTCATAATTGTTAACAAGATAAAGGAAACGATGAAAGCAAATGCACCACTGCTTACAACTCCTAATGCCTGAACACCAAGCTGGTGTAACCCGCCCCCATAAAATAATCCAGGCTCTCCAACAGTTGCTAATTCTGGTGTGGCAAAAAATCCTGTAGATAATGTTCCCCAAATACCTGCTGTACCGTGAACGGAAAGGGCAGCGATTGGATCATCGATTCCTTTCTTTTCAAAGAATCGAATGCTATAAAATACAAGAATTCCTGAAATGAAACCGATTAGGACTGCAGCCCATGTATCAACAAAGGCACAAGAAGCTGTAATGGCTACTAAACCTGCTAAGGCTCCGTTTAACATCGTTGGAACATCTGCTTTGCCCATGACCGTCCAAGAGATTATCATTGCAGCGATGACTCCCGCACCAGCCGCTAAGTTTGTATTAAGTGCTACGAATCCAAAGAATGCTCCATCAACAGAAACCGTACTGCCTGCATTAAATCCGAACCACCCCACCCATAAGATTAAAACACTAAGTGCAGTAAATACTTGGTTATGTCCTGCAAGATTGTTTGCTGAACCATCTTTATTGTATTTTCCAATACGTGGTTTTAGGATTAATGTGGCTGCAAATGCAGCCATTGCACCAGTTAAGTGAACAACCGTTGAGCCTGCGAAATCTTGTTTACCATGTTCTGCTAACCAGCCCCCGCCCCAAATCCAGTGGGCAATAGGAGGATAAACAATGACTGAAAATAGTACGGCAAACACGAGGTATGCTCCTAATTTAGCTCGCTCTGCGAAGCCTCCAAAAGCAATCGTTAATGAAATACCTGCAAAGGCTAATTGAAATAAAAAGAATACTGAACCTGAAAGTGCTAAGCCTTCGACATCATAACCCGAGTAGAAGAAGTCCGAAAGTCCAATTAGTGGGTTTCCTTCTCCGAAGATTAAGCCATACCCTACTGCCCAAAATACGATAGAAGAGATACCAAAGGTAAGTATCGTTTTTCCTGCAATATGTCCGGCATTTTTCATTCGTGTTGATCCAGTCTCTAGCAGTATGAATCCTCCAATCATGAGAATAACAAGTATTGCTCCAACCATTACCCAAAGACTGTTCATTAAGAATATAGTATCCATCATTTCTCCCCCTTTAAATTCATGTTAATTTTCTTAACATTCGATGTATTTGTATTTTTACATGGATTTGATGTGGATTCTACAATTGTGTGAGGTTTCCTAACATGGTTTTTGAAAGGAGAAGAAAAAATCCATCTTCTTTATTAAGAAGATGGACCTTTTCGTAAACCGAACTGAGCATTCAATTGTCCTTGGATCATTTTTCTTCTAACATCATTTTGATTTTGGGTCTTCTGAGCTCGGAGCATTTCTTTTCTAATTTCATGGGTTTGAACACCATCTTCGATTTTGTTAGCTATTTCCACTAACAACTCCACATCTGCAAAGGAATATTTACGGCTTCCACCTGAGGATCTTTCAGGAAAAATTAATTTTCGTTCCTCATAATAGCGAATTTGCCTCTCAGAAAGACCTGTCAGGTCCCTGACAATTCCAATTGTTATAACTTTCTTGTCTTTATAAGAAGAATCATTTGCCATTTTTTATTTTCACCACGCTCTACTATGATTAGGTACAATAATTTATGTTAATTTTCCTTACATTGATTGGATTCTGATACAAGGCAGTATAGGTTAGTAGGTGATTTTTTTAAGTTATTAATTTTGCTCTTTAGAGGGAAATACCTTTTTGAAAATATTATCTAGTTCACTTAATGTGAGGGAGTTAAGTTCATGTTCAGAAGCATCATAAAGACCAGATTCAATTAATCTATTAATGTAGAATAGTTTAAGTGTTTCGACTCCTTTACGCAATTGATTAGACATTCCAATCAACTCCTCAATGATTTTGAAGTGCTCGTAACAGTTCATGACCTTTTGTACCAATCTTTTTCAGTAACTCTTCATAAAGCTCATCCCTTAACTTATCTAACTGAATAATTCTCTCTGCCAATTTAATTTCATTCGTCCGGTACATCCCAATCGCCCCTTATAAACTGTATTTAATGTAAAAGTTAACCAAATTATTAGATTTTGTCAGTGAATGTGTCAGAAACACTGACAAGATATTTAATTTGTAAGAGGAAATCTTACAAATAAAAAAAGAACCAGGCGTAAAAAGCCTGATTCTGGCATTACATATTAGTATTCACCATCAAATGGAGTGAATGGGAAGTTGAATCGTCTTTCGACTTGACGCAGTCGTTGATTTACACGCTGCAGGCGACGTTGAAGCTGGTTTACGTCACGTTGAAGTTGATTGATTTGCCTTTCCTGACGCTCATTTTGTCTTTCGAGCTGACTAACTCTGCGCTCAAGTTGCTGCGGTTGTCTGTCCGGATCATACGGGTCATACTGGTCTTGTTGTGGTTGAGTATACACATCAAACTGGTCGTATGAATTATAATCATACTGTGTTGGTGGAACTTGATAATAGCCATAAGGATACATTGGGCAACTCTCCTTTTTTTTTCAATTAATACCCTATAGATTATGTAGGTATATGTGGAGAGTGTGGGCCTATGCCTAGTTAAAATGGAAACATAAACATAATATCAAGCCTAAATAAACAATTATCTATTAAATACTATTCTCATATTGCTTTTTTAGCTTATTAAAATAGTAAAACACTAAAGTATTAATAATATAATATTGAATATCAATGCAAAAAAAGATATAATCGTTATATTCTAAAAATTATAAATGTTTTAAAGATTAATTTTTCAAAAGAATATTAGGGGGATGGGAAAATGAAGAAGTTTAAACTTCTAACAACGTTCTTGGTCATGGCTTTTATGTTAATGCTTACTGCATGTGGCTCGAGTGAAACAAGTGGTAATGGGGATGGCTCCGATAAGGAGAAAAAAACTCTCCGTGTCGTAACGGATGCAGCGTACGCACCATTTGAATATCAGGATAAGGGTGAAATTGTAGGCTTTGATATTGACTTAATTAAAGCGGTTGCGAAAGAAGCAGGTTACGAAATTGACATTGCTCATACCGGGTGGGATCCAATTTTCGTAGAATTAGAAAAGAAAATTGCCGATATTGGTATTTCGTCGATTACCATTAATGATGATAGAAAGAAAACATATGATTTCTCTGTACCATACTTCTTATCTACCAATAAGATTATGGTTCCAGAAGGCAGTGATATCAAAAGTGCAGAAGATTTGAAGGATAAAACTGTTGCTGTTCAAAACGCAACAACTGGTCAGGAAGCGGTTGAAGGTCTTCTTGGTAAAAACAGCAGTCAAATTAAAAAGTTTGAAAACAATAACTTAGCAATCCTTGAGCTTAAGGCTGGAGGTGCCGACGCGGTTGTTGCGGATAATACAGTAATTGAAGAATATGCAAAAAATAATCCAAATGATAAATTTGTCATTATTGAAGATAAGGACGCATTTGCCCAAGAGTTCTACGGATTAATGTTTTCGAAGGGCAGTAAGATAAAAGCGGATTTCGATAAAGCGCTAAACGAAGTGTTTGATAATGGAACGTATGCAGAAATTTACAAGGAATGGTTTAAGGTAGATCCAGATGTGCAACTACTAAAAGACCAACAATAAGAATGGAAATTGCGTAACTCTTGAAAACTAGAAGTTACGCAATTTTTGGTTTCATACCTAGTCTTACATTATTTAACAGAAGGTTACGGATTTTTAGGGGGATTAATAATGGATATTCAGTGGAGTATTTTAGCGGAATACGCACCTTTTTTTCTTAAAGGGACGCTGCTGACAATTGGACTATCGTTAGCTGGTATTTTAATAGGGACAATCCTTGGCTTGTTTATCGGGTTAGGAAAAATGATGAAAAATAAATTTCTATCATTTCCCTTTGGCGTGTATATCACTTTGTTCCGTGGTACACCCATGCTCGTACAAATTATGTTAATTCATTTTGCGGTAGTACCGCTGTTTACAGGGGGAACAAATGGTATTGCTGCTGCGATTTTAACTCTGTCATTAAACTCTGCTGCATACATAGCGGAAATCTTCCGTGCAGGAATTCAATCGATTGATAAAGGGCAGATGGAAGCAGCCCGTTCTCTCGGAATGACACATGTACAAGCTATGCGTTATGTGATCCTTCCACAAGCGTTTAAGAGGATGATACCGCCGCTAGGTAATGAATTTATTGTTTTAATTAAAGAATCTTCTCTCGCTTCGTTAGTCGCAGCCCCGGAACTCATGTATTGGGGACGAGCCATGCAAGGTCAATATTTCCGTGTATGGGAGCCGTATATTACGGCAGCGCTTATTTACCTTGTATTAACGCTTTCTTTAAGTTACGTATTAAGCCGACTTGAAAGGAGACTAGCAACAGAATGATTGAAGTGAAAAATTTAAAAAAGTCTTTTGGAACCAATGTTGTACTAAAGGATATTAATGTAACTGTTAAGCCTCAAGAAGTTGTGGTTGTTATAGGTCCATCTGGATCAGGTAAATCTACTTTCCTCCGTTGTATTAATCTTTTAGAATCCATTACGGATGGACATGTCTATATTGAAGGAACGGATATTACCGATAAAAAGTCAGATATCAATAAAGTACGTACAGAAGTAGGGATGGTTTTTCAACAGTTTAATCTGTTCCCACATAAAAAGGTTATCGAAAATATCATGCTTGCCCCAATGAAAGTCAGAAATACTTCCG
This Neobacillus sp. YX16 DNA region includes the following protein-coding sequences:
- a CDS encoding DUF294 nucleotidyltransferase-like domain-containing protein — encoded protein: MNSYLEIRRFRDDQIIWVSRSHFQLNQLHDEIIHRVITVSINQMAERYGPVPCPFTFFMMGSAGRFEQSVWSDQDHGIIYQQQGTEINEYFLALGKEISQGLQLAGYVYCDGGVMANNPLWCKSVSEWRQQLANWLLDSSWELIRQLLIFIDGRSLYGDASLLESLKIEVYQTIHKENLLKKLLSNTLHFKKGIGILGQILVETHGQHSGSINIKEKALFPYVNAIRLLAIKGNIFETSTVSRLKKLPEVELPTMKKELYKQQFLKLLNFRLSLAKPDNYENSHYLSMASLSKEQKEEVKEILKNGAALYRYVRNLIDKEDT
- a CDS encoding ammonium transporter, coding for MDTIFLMNSLWVMVGAILVILMIGGFILLETGSTRMKNAGHIAGKTILTFGISSIVFWAVGYGLIFGEGNPLIGLSDFFYSGYDVEGLALSGSVFFLFQLAFAGISLTIAFGGFAERAKLGAYLVFAVLFSVIVYPPIAHWIWGGGWLAEHGKQDFAGSTVVHLTGAMAAFAATLILKPRIGKYNKDGSANNLAGHNQVFTALSVLILWVGWFGFNAGSTVSVDGAFFGFVALNTNLAAGAGVIAAMIISWTVMGKADVPTMLNGALAGLVAITASCAFVDTWAAVLIGFISGILVFYSIRFFEKKGIDDPIAALSVHGTAGIWGTLSTGFFATPELATVGEPGLFYGGGLHQLGVQALGVVSSGAFAFIVSFILLTIMKAVMNGLRVTEEEEIIGLDMSEHGSYGYPEMVKAEKTVINSEPKLNA
- a CDS encoding MerR family transcriptional regulator; its protein translation is MANDSSYKDKKVITIGIVRDLTGLSERQIRYYEERKLIFPERSSGGSRKYSFADVELLVEIANKIEDGVQTHEIRKEMLRAQKTQNQNDVRRKMIQGQLNAQFGLRKGPSS
- the fbpA gene encoding Fur-regulated basic protein FbpA, translated to MSNQLRKGVETLKLFYINRLIESGLYDASEHELNSLTLSELDNIFKKVFPSKEQN
- a CDS encoding basic amino acid ABC transporter substrate-binding protein — translated: MKKFKLLTTFLVMAFMLMLTACGSSETSGNGDGSDKEKKTLRVVTDAAYAPFEYQDKGEIVGFDIDLIKAVAKEAGYEIDIAHTGWDPIFVELEKKIADIGISSITINDDRKKTYDFSVPYFLSTNKIMVPEGSDIKSAEDLKDKTVAVQNATTGQEAVEGLLGKNSSQIKKFENNNLAILELKAGGADAVVADNTVIEEYAKNNPNDKFVIIEDKDAFAQEFYGLMFSKGSKIKADFDKALNEVFDNGTYAEIYKEWFKVDPDVQLLKDQQ
- a CDS encoding amino acid ABC transporter permease; translated protein: MDIQWSILAEYAPFFLKGTLLTIGLSLAGILIGTILGLFIGLGKMMKNKFLSFPFGVYITLFRGTPMLVQIMLIHFAVVPLFTGGTNGIAAAILTLSLNSAAYIAEIFRAGIQSIDKGQMEAARSLGMTHVQAMRYVILPQAFKRMIPPLGNEFIVLIKESSLASLVAAPELMYWGRAMQGQYFRVWEPYITAALIYLVLTLSLSYVLSRLERRLATE